ACACCATAAAGCCTGATAAGCATTTTGATTATTTTATTCGGCAGGGATTTTTTTTTTCCCTATCAGCTTTTTCTTAGAGGAAGTTTTTGGCCATGGAACCAAGAAAGCATGCCAGAGAACAAAGTCCTTCAGGATCCATGCTTAAAAGGTCCTCAGGAACAAAAGGTATACCAGACCTGGTTGGAACTGGGAATCAATCGGTCCAGGAACTCTTAACCTGGTTTACAATGTaataagaaagaaaaaaaatcaacatGAGTATCACTAAAACAATAATTATAGGCTTTTCGACACCGAGGATGCTCAGATATCTCTGCACGAGTATAATTAATAGATAAACCGGTAATTTGCAACAAGAACATACTGCAGAAGAACTGAACTGTATAGAACATGGGTGATGGTTTTACAACATCCACAACAACAACATCCAACAATGAGAATTTGGTTGGTATAACCGGCTAGTATCACTCTTACAGTCTACAATTAAAACAATGGCAAGCCTTACAAGCTGATAGGGTTGCAACCCTTATCTGTCGCCCCATTCAGCCGCCTGATTGCTGTTTTGCTGCGGTAACACCACATCTCAAACGCCTCGGTGAGGTCAGGGTATCTGAACTTGTCTGCTTTCTGCATCCAGTCCGACAGGATATCCGACTGGTCACCTGAAGGCAATGCTAAAATCAATGAAACAATTGCGCTCTCGATGTTCTGGCACAAGCCCGCGTCCATCTGAGGAAATGCCTCGTCTTTCGCCTTGGCATCAAGGAAGCGCTTTGTCGTCCGGATGTACGGGAGCCATGTCTTCACAAGATGCGTTCTGGATGTTGACGGGAGAATCACAGAGCCATAGCCAACAGCATCCAAGGCCTTTCCAGTCACTTCTATAAGCTTCGTCTTCACAGTCCACAGACCTGAGCTATACTTCTCGTCCTGAACCACCGAGACAACATGGTCTGAGATTTCTAACCAGCCAGAAACAAACTCGTTCATCAGCTCAATCTTTGACAAGACGGTGGTTATCCAGTCAATGTCAACTAAGCTGCGCACAATCCTTTGCTCTGCTTGTTCAGGCAATTTATCAAACTCTGAGGCCAAGAGATCCAGTCCAGTCCTAAGTGTTGAGAACAGCTTTGTCAAACCTTCCCTCAGGACAGACCTAACATCTTCATCCATCATAACAATTGCAGGGTCATCACCATCATGGAGCATGAAGTCAATCTGCTCTTGAGCAGCAGTCTTGAGGTCATCGAATAAAGGAGCAGCTGAAGTCTCCATGGACGTAGCGAAGCGCACAGCGGAGATGAAAACAGTCTTGACAGCGTTCGCACTGGGAGCTTGCAAACGGGCTAACAAAGGTGCAGCAGCTTCTGGGGCCAGGGTCTGAGCAAACTGTAAAATCTCTTCCTCCTCCTTTTCGTCCCAGGAAGCAGATTCAAGATACCCGATGCAGGTTTCGGCGACGAACTCGGATTTGAGAGAGATCGCTGCTCGAAGAACGCCAAGAGCCGACTTAACGGAGGTGATTGCGTCCTCAATCGATTCTCTCGAAAGATACATAAACTTCAACAACTTGACATAATGGTCATACTCAGCCCTCGGGCACTGGACTTGAATGCAGTTGTTATTGCTACCACCAGAACGAGCATCGCTTTGACCCAGCAAGTCCGCGAAATACTTGCTCCTGGCGGAGAGGACGGACGAGTGGCAGGGAAACCGTTCTGGCTGCTCGCCGCGCCCGCCGGTCCTTGTAAAGCAAACACGGACATCGCTCGTAGACTCGTCAGCAAACTTGTATCCATCAACAGCATCAACCGTCTCCATGTGTGATCTATAAAGTATACCCTGGAGATGAGTGGCAGCAATCTTCCACCTTCATTTGCAACAAGAAACCCCACAAGCCTGCACAAACATCATGAAAATACGATCAGTTGTTTCGACCACGGGTGCAAAACAGAAGTGCTGGTTATAAATCCTATGACATTAATACCAAAACCAAAGAAATGGAAACAAACAACACACTTCTCGGCGTCTGAATCTTAATCCGATTTAGAGTCGGCATCCGAATCTGAATCCGATTTAGAGTCGGCATCCAGACACCCGGTTAACTACGCAACCTTGCCTTATTTAGATCGTTTCGTCCGCTTCAGGGGTACTAACTAACGGCACCGTAACGCCAGAACACTACCGAGAACACCCACAAATTGATCAGAGCTAGCAGCAATTGACATACTGCCCATAGCTGACACACCTGCCTCTGTTCTGCCCCAGGAAAGCAACACCCCATTTCCTCACACCTGGGCCGAAAATCGATACGCGGATGTTGCAGATCCGCGGGCACCATGTGCGCTAAAGCTAAGGAGGAACCGAGGGGGTTCATCGGAGTATCTACAACCGGTGGTCTGTAACTGGAACCCACCCGTCCTCCGCCCCGACCGAGCAAAACCGACCCCTACGCGATCATCGGGGACCGAAGCCGGCGGCACGAGGACGCTTCACCGGCGCGTCC
This sequence is a window from Aegilops tauschii subsp. strangulata cultivar AL8/78 chromosome 7, Aet v6.0, whole genome shotgun sequence. Protein-coding genes within it:
- the LOC109784864 gene encoding BTB/POZ domain-containing protein At3g05675; this translates as METVDAVDGYKFADESTSDVRVCFTRTGGRGEQPERFPCHSSVLSARSKYFADLLGQSDARSGGSNNNCIQVQCPRAEYDHYVKLLKFMYLSRESIEDAITSVKSALGVLRAAISLKSEFVAETCIGYLESASWDEKEEEEILQFAQTLAPEAAAPLLARLQAPSANAVKTVFISAVRFATSMETSAAPLFDDLKTAAQEQIDFMLHDGDDPAIVMMDEDVRSVLREGLTKLFSTLRTGLDLLASEFDKLPEQAEQRIVRSLVDIDWITTVLSKIELMNEFVSGWLEISDHVVSVVQDEKYSSGLWTVKTKLIEVTGKALDAVGYGSVILPSTSRTHLVKTWLPYIRTTKRFLDAKAKDEAFPQMDAGLCQNIESAIVSLILALPSGDQSDILSDWMQKADKFRYPDLTEAFEMWCYRSKTAIRRLNGATDKGCNPISL